A section of the Clostridium felsineum DSM 794 genome encodes:
- the rplJ gene encoding 50S ribosomal protein L10 produces the protein MVNNNRQLKEQKIAEIKEKMGKAEAIIMVKYQGLNVEEDTELRKALREAGVEYRVYKNSLAIRAIQELGYEGIAQYFEGPIAVAMSYDDPTAPARITNDFAKNHKALELIAGYVQGEVFDVNKVKELASVPSKEVLIAKLLGSFKAPLSNFAYLLSAIKDKKEAEEQA, from the coding sequence GTGGTAAATAATAATAGACAATTAAAAGAACAAAAAATAGCAGAGATAAAAGAAAAGATGGGAAAAGCCGAAGCTATAATAATGGTTAAATACCAAGGCTTAAACGTTGAAGAAGACACAGAACTTAGAAAAGCGTTAAGAGAAGCAGGTGTTGAATATAGAGTATATAAGAATTCTTTAGCTATACGTGCTATACAAGAATTAGGATATGAAGGAATTGCTCAATATTTCGAAGGACCAATAGCTGTAGCTATGAGTTATGATGATCCTACAGCTCCTGCAAGAATAACAAATGATTTTGCAAAAAATCATAAAGCTTTAGAATTAATTGCAGGATATGTTCAAGGTGAAGTATTTGATGTTAATAAAGTTAAAGAACTTGCTTCTGTTCCATCAAAAGAAGTTCTTATTGCAAAATTACTTGGAAGTTTCAAAGCTCCTTTATCAAATTTCGCTTATCTTTTAAGTGCAATTAAAGATAAAAAGGAAGCAGAAGAACAAGCATAA